One stretch of Methanobacterium veterum DNA includes these proteins:
- a CDS encoding dolichyl-diphosphooligosaccharide--protein glycosyltransferase subunit STT3: protein MGNTNIHVHMTQPYCNTPKTTVPNGYVVYYKSCIDINALTSSRIVISIELIKLMRINMNTKILLSKAKPIIIIVLLFILAFSLRADAVNINGVPQNYTSLFEDSNGLPYFSEMDSYYNYRMTQDYLDHGYLGDTVINGTNWDLHSAYPDGRSATSNVLIVYVTAFAYKLANLFGNVPLNEVCIWVAPFIASLAVIPAYLFVRRLSNDYGGIAAGILVGLAPAYFMHTFAGFFDTDMFNMIFPIMIVGFFIMSILTKEIKTRSIYAVLSAISLLVYSIAWEGWWYLFYLIIGVAVLYILVSNYLLKMKTIKPFKEYPDKVKWLMDQRALFALVVFVVLGSILMSIYWGPSGFINSLTGSISFSQLQATVTGSSYPNIYVSVGELHLPDISSVVSEVGGIVPFVLGILVVPLLIWKLKPEGTKKENNDVQNVPKRKSKPRRKAKKTKAEVTQKEVKKSSIITDPQILETKKNYLLYAVLFAVWLVGTGLMLKQGSRFIEQFSLPIALGAGLFVGLMIPYIKKHIQNVKYCTLAVIIVIAAVAYSPVYGAYTTANSVVPGTDDSMYNSLTWIGNNTSNNTVLTSWWDFGHMFTAIANRPVTADGGSQNTPRSYWVGKALTTSNENLSVGILRMLTSSGDKGYSTVENYTGNTSKSVEILDKILPVDKSAAQTILTSQYNFTTEQAQNVLQYTHPDNPAPHELILSTDMINKAGVWSYFGNWNFQNNTGQGYSYAAGQGVTQQVNGTTVVGTALSSTAAIVAQINGTKIAAGLQYQQNNQTQIMEPHKLIVVENGSVKLNQVVSNDSQFSILLINQNNTYIMVVMNKELEDSMFTKMFFENGAGLSQFKLVHSEGGALDPYGTQVWNVSS from the coding sequence ATGGGTAACACCAATATCCATGTACATATGACTCAACCGTATTGCAATACCCCTAAAACTACAGTACCAAATGGATACGTAGTATATTACAAATCATGCATCGATATCAATGCTTTGACGAGTAGCCGTATTGTAATATCAATTGAACTAATTAAACTTATGAGGATCAACATGAATACAAAAATACTATTATCTAAAGCTAAACCTATAATAATCATAGTTTTATTGTTTATTCTGGCATTTAGCCTAAGGGCTGATGCAGTTAATATAAATGGAGTGCCTCAAAATTATACTTCATTATTTGAAGATTCCAACGGGCTCCCATACTTCAGTGAAATGGACTCCTACTACAACTACAGGATGACCCAAGATTATCTTGACCATGGTTATTTAGGGGATACCGTAATAAATGGTACCAATTGGGACCTGCATTCTGCCTACCCCGACGGCAGATCAGCGACATCCAACGTGTTAATTGTTTATGTCACTGCATTTGCCTATAAACTGGCGAATTTATTTGGAAATGTACCCCTAAACGAAGTTTGTATATGGGTAGCTCCATTTATAGCTTCACTTGCAGTTATTCCAGCTTACCTCTTCGTGAGAAGATTAAGCAATGATTATGGAGGAATAGCTGCGGGAATTTTAGTTGGTCTAGCACCCGCATATTTCATGCACACATTTGCCGGATTCTTTGATACAGACATGTTTAACATGATCTTCCCAATTATGATCGTGGGATTCTTCATCATGAGCATTCTTACAAAAGAAATCAAGACCAGATCAATTTATGCAGTCTTATCCGCCATTTCTTTGCTTGTTTATTCCATAGCATGGGAAGGCTGGTGGTACCTGTTTTACCTGATAATTGGTGTGGCAGTCTTGTATATTTTAGTTTCAAACTATCTATTAAAAATGAAGACCATTAAACCATTTAAAGAATATCCTGACAAAGTTAAATGGCTTATGGACCAGCGTGCGCTCTTTGCACTGGTTGTGTTTGTAGTTTTAGGCTCTATTTTAATGAGCATTTACTGGGGACCTTCAGGATTTATAAACTCTTTAACTGGGTCTATTAGTTTTTCACAGTTACAAGCTACTGTCACAGGTTCTTCTTACCCAAATATCTACGTATCAGTTGGAGAACTCCATTTACCGGACATATCTTCAGTTGTAAGTGAAGTTGGAGGAATTGTACCATTTGTGCTTGGTATTTTAGTTGTTCCACTGCTAATATGGAAATTAAAACCAGAAGGAACTAAAAAAGAAAATAATGATGTGCAGAATGTACCAAAGAGGAAAAGTAAGCCTAGAAGAAAAGCCAAAAAAACTAAAGCAGAAGTTACTCAAAAAGAAGTTAAAAAAAGCAGTATCATTACAGATCCTCAGATACTGGAAACCAAGAAGAATTACTTATTATACGCAGTTTTATTTGCAGTATGGCTCGTAGGTACTGGCCTTATGTTAAAACAAGGGTCAAGATTCATTGAACAATTCTCTCTCCCAATAGCATTAGGAGCAGGGTTATTTGTAGGTTTAATGATACCTTACATTAAAAAACATATACAGAATGTTAAATACTGCACACTGGCAGTTATAATTGTAATTGCAGCTGTAGCATATTCCCCCGTATATGGGGCATACACCACAGCAAATTCTGTAGTTCCGGGTACAGACGATTCTATGTACAATTCATTAACATGGATTGGAAACAACACATCAAATAATACAGTCTTAACTTCATGGTGGGACTTTGGACACATGTTTACAGCAATTGCAAATAGACCTGTAACAGCTGATGGTGGATCTCAAAACACGCCGCGTTCATATTGGGTTGGAAAGGCGTTAACGACAAGTAATGAAAACCTGTCTGTAGGAATACTCAGGATGCTGACTTCAAGCGGTGATAAAGGTTATTCGACTGTTGAAAATTATACAGGAAATACAAGTAAAAGTGTAGAGATACTGGATAAAATTTTACCAGTTGACAAAAGCGCTGCCCAAACCATACTGACAAGCCAGTACAATTTCACTACAGAGCAGGCACAAAATGTGTTACAGTACACACACCCAGATAATCCAGCCCCACACGAGCTTATATTAAGTACCGATATGATCAATAAAGCAGGCGTGTGGTCCTACTTTGGAAACTGGAACTTCCAAAACAACACTGGACAGGGTTACAGCTACGCTGCAGGACAGGGAGTTACCCAGCAGGTTAACGGTACGACCGTTGTTGGAACTGCACTTTCATCCACAGCCGCTATTGTTGCACAGATAAATGGAACCAAAATAGCTGCAGGTCTCCAGTACCAGCAGAACAATCAGACCCAAATAATGGAACCTCACAAGTTAATTGTGGTCGAAAACGGCAGCGTAAAACTGAACCAGGTAGTTTCCAATGACAGTCAGTTCAGTATACTCCTTATAAACCAGAATAACACCTACATCATGGTGGTAATGAACAAAGAACTGGAAGATTCCATGTTCACAAAGATGTTCTTTGAAAATGGTGCAGGTTTAAGCCAGTTTAAACTTGTACATTCAGAAGGAGGAGCACTGGACCCATACGGAACCCAGGTTTGGAACGTAAGTTCATAG
- the aspS gene encoding aspartate--tRNA(Asn) ligase, translating into MTDSLGDWRRTHYSKRISPELSGEEVTVMGWIHEIRDLGGIIFVLLRDRDGLIQITAPSKKITKELLEEIRKLRRESVIAVKGTVQDSSKAPGGFEIIPAEVKLLNESKLPLPLDTTEKVHAEIDTRLDSRYVDLRRASVSAIFKIKSRMLHSVRSFFEEGEFIEINTPKLGASATEGGTELFPITYFEREAFLSQSPQLYKQMMMASGLDKVYEIAQIFRAEEHDTLRHLNEAISIDAEASFCNHEDMMNVLEGLVRTAIKNVSEQCEDELKILGVDLEVPEAPFERVDYDDVVDIVNSEGVSMKYGEDLSRAAEKAIGEKMDDYYFITGWPTDIKPFYVMPDSENPEKSCAFDLMYKDLEISSGAQRLHKHDVLVERIKKQGLNPASFERYLAAFEYGMPPHAGWGLGAERFTMCITGVKNVRETVLFPRDRRRLTP; encoded by the coding sequence TTGACAGACTCATTGGGAGATTGGAGAAGAACTCATTATTCAAAAAGAATAAGCCCTGAACTAAGCGGAGAAGAAGTTACAGTTATGGGCTGGATTCATGAAATAAGAGACCTTGGAGGAATAATATTTGTCCTCCTAAGAGATAGAGATGGACTTATTCAGATTACTGCCCCAAGTAAAAAAATTACAAAGGAACTACTTGAGGAGATAAGAAAATTAAGGAGAGAATCAGTAATAGCAGTTAAGGGAACTGTGCAGGATTCTTCAAAAGCACCAGGCGGCTTTGAAATTATCCCTGCTGAAGTTAAACTACTCAACGAATCTAAATTACCTCTTCCACTGGACACAACAGAAAAAGTACATGCAGAAATAGATACACGTCTTGATTCAAGATATGTAGATCTCAGGAGAGCATCTGTAAGTGCTATATTTAAAATAAAAAGCAGAATGCTTCATTCTGTCAGGTCTTTCTTTGAAGAAGGGGAATTTATAGAAATAAACACTCCAAAACTTGGTGCATCTGCAACTGAAGGAGGAACAGAACTTTTCCCAATTACATACTTTGAAAGAGAGGCATTCCTCAGTCAAAGCCCTCAACTTTATAAACAGATGATGATGGCTTCTGGACTGGACAAAGTATACGAAATAGCACAGATATTTAGGGCTGAAGAACACGATACTTTAAGGCATTTAAATGAAGCGATTTCCATAGATGCAGAAGCTTCTTTCTGCAATCATGAGGATATGATGAACGTTCTGGAAGGACTTGTACGCACAGCCATTAAAAATGTAAGCGAGCAGTGCGAAGATGAACTTAAAATTTTAGGGGTAGATCTGGAGGTACCAGAAGCTCCATTTGAAAGGGTCGATTATGATGATGTTGTTGACATCGTAAATTCGGAAGGCGTCAGCATGAAGTATGGTGAAGACCTATCTCGAGCAGCTGAAAAAGCTATTGGAGAAAAAATGGATGACTACTACTTCATAACTGGATGGCCAACTGATATAAAACCATTTTATGTGATGCCTGACAGCGAAAACCCAGAAAAAAGCTGTGCATTTGACCTGATGTATAAAGACCTTGAAATATCATCTGGTGCCCAGAGGCTCCACAAGCATGATGTTTTAGTTGAAAGGATTAAAAAACAGGGTTTAAATCCAGCTTCATTTGAAAGGTACCTTGCAGCATTTGAATATGGAATGCCACCACATGCTGGTTGGGGATTAGGTGCTGAAAGGTTTACAATGTGTATCACTGGAGTTAAAAACGTAAGGGAAACTGTTTTATTCCCAAGGGATAGGCGAAGGTTAACCCCTTAA
- a CDS encoding BaiN/RdsA family NAD(P)/FAD-dependent oxidoreductase, with product MKLYDIVVVGAGPAGMMAAIRAGQLGKNVMLIEKNDTIGEKLKITGSSRCNITNTASLDTFMEKFGKKGAFFRSAFAALSNRRLMSFFEAKGLKFKIEENGRVFPVTDKSRSVIKVLKEYLSRNKVKINYNTQLVRIKKKKDYFSLDLGNDNYMATKKVILATGGMSYPATGSTGDGFKVAQKVGHKVTPLRPGIVPLKVAETHVKELQGISIENARLTFKYGKRKLVSGTGNMIFTHFGISGPLVLDLSSQIVRILEKNETVNLFIDLKPEMTDQELQKKIMDEFENRSKTEFKNLMKLFMPNRMIPIVAELLDIDPKKKVNQIKKGERNGVVNLLKAFPLTVTGSLPIEKAMVTCGGVSRKEINPQTMESKVMEGVYFAGEIIDFCAPSGGYNLQEAFSTGYLAGEMAANSLDN from the coding sequence ATGAAACTTTATGATATAGTGGTAGTCGGTGCAGGACCTGCAGGGATGATGGCAGCGATAAGGGCTGGACAGCTTGGCAAAAATGTGATGTTAATAGAAAAGAACGATACCATAGGTGAAAAACTTAAAATTACAGGCAGCAGCAGGTGTAATATTACAAATACTGCATCTTTAGATACATTCATGGAAAAATTCGGTAAAAAAGGGGCTTTTTTTAGATCAGCATTTGCTGCTCTTTCTAACAGGAGATTAATGTCATTTTTTGAGGCAAAGGGACTTAAATTTAAAATTGAAGAAAATGGAAGAGTTTTTCCAGTTACAGACAAATCAAGATCAGTTATAAAAGTTTTAAAAGAATACCTATCACGGAATAAAGTTAAAATAAACTACAACACCCAGCTTGTAAGAATTAAAAAGAAAAAAGATTATTTCAGTCTGGATCTAGGAAATGATAATTACATGGCCACAAAAAAGGTTATACTGGCTACTGGAGGCATGTCATATCCGGCAACAGGTTCTACCGGAGATGGATTTAAGGTCGCCCAGAAAGTTGGCCATAAAGTTACACCGCTCAGGCCCGGAATTGTACCTTTAAAAGTCGCTGAAACTCATGTTAAAGAACTGCAGGGGATATCCATTGAAAATGCACGGCTTACTTTTAAGTATGGGAAGAGGAAACTGGTTTCAGGCACTGGAAACATGATTTTTACACATTTTGGAATATCAGGACCTTTAGTTTTAGATTTAAGCAGTCAAATAGTTCGAATTCTTGAAAAAAATGAAACAGTGAACCTTTTCATTGATCTTAAGCCTGAAATGACAGATCAGGAACTGCAGAAAAAAATAATGGATGAATTTGAAAACAGGAGCAAAACTGAGTTTAAAAACCTCATGAAACTTTTCATGCCTAACCGGATGATTCCAATAGTTGCAGAGCTGTTAGATATAGACCCAAAGAAAAAAGTGAACCAGATTAAAAAAGGGGAACGAAATGGGGTTGTAAACTTGCTCAAGGCATTTCCTTTAACAGTAACAGGATCGCTCCCCATTGAAAAGGCCATGGTTACCTGCGGGGGAGTATCAAGAAAAGAAATCAATCCCCAGACAATGGAATCAAAGGTAATGGAAGGTGTCTATTTTGCAGGAGAAATTATAGACTTCTGCGCCCCAAGTGGAGGATATAACCTACAGGAAGCCTTTTCAACAGGTTACCTCGCTGGTGAGATGGCTGCAAACAGTTTAGATAATTAA
- a CDS encoding UPF0058 family protein: protein MYKDELIQLHQFLVYVLKSLEDENEVKEECEEYFRLNISPHHIHRTKAEHKYAIFVLSESISELIAKKNNSAAPSNIANGLSELAKRSKKELIRMHEDNALKYQKDKKMEMI, encoded by the coding sequence ATGTATAAAGACGAACTTATACAACTGCATCAGTTTTTGGTATATGTTTTAAAAAGTTTAGAAGATGAAAACGAAGTTAAAGAGGAATGCGAGGAATATTTCCGCCTTAACATAAGTCCACACCACATCCACCGAACAAAAGCAGAACACAAATATGCAATTTTTGTATTATCTGAATCTATTTCTGAATTAATAGCTAAAAAAAATAATAGTGCAGCACCATCAAATATTGCAAATGGTTTATCCGAACTAGCAAAGAGGTCCAAAAAAGAGTTAATTCGGATGCATGAAGACAATGCACTTAAATATCAGAAAGACAAGAAAATGGAAATGATTTAG
- a CDS encoding PRC-barrel domain-containing protein — protein sequence MKTTDVLGKKVIDKNAFEVGKVSDLDLDTEKWAIEAIYISSGILGSDLRVPIEDVGKIGDYVTLKIEKTGQ from the coding sequence ATGAAAACTACAGACGTTTTAGGAAAAAAAGTCATTGATAAAAATGCATTTGAAGTTGGAAAAGTTTCTGATTTAGATTTAGATACTGAAAAATGGGCTATAGAAGCAATATACATATCTTCAGGAATTTTAGGATCAGATTTAAGGGTTCCAATTGAAGATGTTGGAAAAATAGGCGACTACGTCACTTTAAAAATTGAAAAGACAGGACAGTAA
- a CDS encoding class I SAM-dependent methyltransferase — protein sequence MIKVVYDIKVYREALKDIIKADDVVVELGCHVGNSTKILSELAPEGKIFALDNSPESVESMEKLCQEYSNVEFKKADVRLHETLEYVLKKIKTCDVLSVDLGGGYHPDTTFKVFFIWASSLKPRDTIIRNRGLLDFIHSSKTEEMIKSEHGWLESSGKDGVPPRLKEFTLWSSKIK from the coding sequence ATGATAAAAGTAGTGTATGATATTAAAGTTTATAGGGAAGCTTTGAAAGATATTATAAAAGCAGACGATGTTGTAGTGGAACTTGGGTGTCATGTTGGAAATTCCACCAAAATTCTCTCTGAACTTGCACCAGAAGGCAAAATTTTTGCCCTGGATAATAGTCCTGAATCGGTAGAAAGCATGGAAAAGTTATGCCAGGAATACAGTAACGTGGAATTTAAAAAAGCTGATGTAAGGCTTCATGAAACACTGGAATATGTTTTAAAAAAGATCAAAACATGTGATGTATTATCTGTAGACCTTGGAGGGGGATATCACCCAGATACAACTTTCAAGGTATTTTTCATATGGGCATCAAGTTTAAAACCTCGAGATACCATAATAAGAAATAGAGGTCTTCTTGACTTCATACATTCATCAAAAACAGAAGAAATGATAAAATCTGAACATGGTTGGTTGGAATCATCTGGTAAAGATGGTGTCCCGCCAAGGCTGAAAGAATTTACACTCTGGTCATCTAAAATTAAGTAG
- the hisD gene encoding histidinol dehydrogenase, producing MEIVKLKSAEKNKLINRSQIDAESVIEIVSDILHNVRKDGDSSLKFYTEKFDNVKLDDLKVSEAEIKESYDKVDAKIVDALKKAAKNIKKFHKSQIPEEWFEEVDNGITAGQIIRPIEIVGCYVPGGRAVYPSSVLMTIIPAKIAGVNKVICCTPPMPDGSVNEAVLVAADIAGADEIYKIGGAQSIAAMAFGTLSVPKVDKIVGPGNIFVTAAKKLVYGDVDIDFPAGPSEVLIIADETANAEFIAYDMMAQAEHDPNAACALVTTSENIASKVNANILEKIKYMQRSKIIEESLEKYGKIIIADSLSEAVEFANDYAPEHLIIMTEDPEDVLKDIKNAGSIFLGELTPVAAGDYGSGTNHVLPTSKCARMYSGLSVDSFIKKPTVQRLSKEGVRNLKDVVITLAEHEGLFAHAESFKKRLGED from the coding sequence ATGGAGATAGTGAAACTTAAAAGCGCAGAGAAAAATAAACTCATCAATCGCTCGCAAATCGATGCAGAAAGCGTGATTGAAATTGTAAGCGACATACTTCATAATGTCCGGAAGGACGGGGATAGCTCTTTAAAATTTTATACTGAAAAGTTTGATAACGTCAAATTAGATGATCTTAAAGTCAGTGAAGCGGAAATCAAAGAGAGTTACGACAAAGTAGATGCTAAGATAGTAGATGCATTAAAAAAGGCTGCTAAAAACATTAAAAAATTTCATAAATCCCAAATTCCAGAAGAATGGTTTGAAGAAGTTGATAATGGAATTACTGCAGGCCAGATAATTCGACCAATTGAAATTGTAGGTTGTTACGTTCCCGGGGGACGTGCTGTTTACCCTTCATCAGTTTTAATGACAATCATTCCTGCAAAAATTGCAGGTGTTAATAAGGTAATCTGCTGTACACCTCCAATGCCTGACGGCAGTGTAAATGAGGCTGTACTTGTTGCAGCAGATATAGCCGGTGCAGATGAAATTTATAAAATAGGTGGGGCTCAATCCATAGCTGCCATGGCATTTGGTACTCTAAGCGTTCCTAAAGTTGATAAGATAGTAGGTCCTGGAAATATATTTGTTACAGCTGCAAAAAAATTAGTATATGGTGATGTAGACATAGATTTCCCTGCAGGACCATCAGAAGTGCTTATAATAGCTGATGAAACCGCTAATGCAGAATTTATTGCTTATGATATGATGGCTCAAGCTGAACACGATCCTAACGCGGCATGTGCACTTGTTACAACATCAGAAAATATTGCAAGTAAGGTAAATGCTAATATTTTAGAAAAAATTAAATATATGCAGAGAAGTAAAATAATAGAGGAATCCCTTGAAAAGTATGGTAAAATAATAATTGCTGATTCTCTAAGTGAAGCTGTGGAGTTTGCAAACGATTATGCTCCAGAACACCTGATTATTATGACAGAAGACCCTGAGGATGTCCTAAAGGACATCAAAAATGCAGGTTCTATATTTTTAGGAGAGTTAACTCCAGTTGCAGCTGGGGACTATGGCTCTGGAACAAATCATGTTCTTCCAACTTCAAAATGTGCAAGAATGTATTCTGGGCTTTCGGTGGATTCATTTATTAAAAAACCGACAGTACAGCGGCTTTCAAAGGAAGGGGTCCGCAACTTAAAGGATGTTGTTATAACCCTTGCAGAACATGAAGGACTTTTTGCCCATGCTGAATCATTTAAAAAGAGATTAGGTGAGGATTGA
- a CDS encoding 2,3-diphosphoglycerate synthetase, producing MKGLRKMICLVDGEHYLPVTKSALDLLDSLEHNEIVAVIFIGGTEKLREASEEGISEKLERPVHFGEDHHKIPYKLIGEMIEKYDADVVMDLSDEPIVDYSKRFKLATVALERGIPYEGPDFKFDPITEHEVLKKPSLKILGTGKRIGKTAVSAYAARLIHNRKYNPCIVAMGRGGPEKPEIVRGDLIKITPEYLMEQSDKGVHAASDHWEDALMSRILTIGCRRCGGGMVGDVFITNMKRGAELANDVDADFVIMEGSGAAIPPIKTNRHIVLVGANQPIQNLEEYFGPFRIKLADLVIITMCEEPMSSPEKVKRIEKLIKDINPEAEIISTVFRPKPLEDITDKNILFATTAPDSIKDVLVTYLEENYGCKVVGTTSHLSNRPLLQKDIEKYIDEADIMLTELKAAAVDVATKDALNAGLGVVYCDNIPMVCGGESEQKELQEAIINVVEKSIADSKAEGE from the coding sequence ATGAAAGGTTTAAGGAAGATGATATGTTTAGTGGATGGTGAACATTATTTACCTGTTACAAAGTCTGCTCTAGATTTACTAGATAGTTTGGAGCACAATGAAATTGTTGCTGTTATTTTTATTGGCGGAACTGAAAAATTAAGGGAAGCCTCTGAAGAAGGAATCTCTGAAAAGTTAGAAAGACCTGTTCATTTTGGTGAGGATCATCACAAAATTCCCTATAAATTAATAGGGGAAATGATCGAAAAATATGATGCTGACGTTGTTATGGATTTAAGTGATGAACCAATAGTTGATTATTCAAAACGTTTTAAACTTGCAACTGTTGCACTTGAGAGAGGGATTCCATACGAAGGGCCTGATTTTAAATTTGACCCCATTACTGAGCATGAAGTTTTAAAAAAACCATCGCTTAAAATACTGGGCACTGGTAAAAGAATCGGTAAAACCGCAGTTTCAGCATATGCCGCTCGATTAATCCATAATAGAAAATATAACCCATGTATCGTTGCTATGGGTAGAGGTGGGCCAGAAAAACCTGAAATTGTTCGCGGTGATTTAATAAAGATAACTCCCGAGTATCTAATGGAACAATCAGACAAAGGGGTGCACGCTGCTTCTGATCACTGGGAAGATGCCCTTATGAGCCGAATTTTAACCATCGGATGTAGAAGATGCGGCGGCGGAATGGTTGGTGATGTTTTTATAACCAACATGAAAAGGGGTGCAGAACTTGCAAATGATGTTGATGCTGATTTTGTAATAATGGAAGGAAGTGGAGCTGCCATACCCCCTATTAAAACCAACCGACATATTGTATTAGTAGGTGCCAATCAACCAATTCAAAACCTGGAAGAATACTTTGGGCCATTTAGGATAAAATTAGCAGATTTAGTAATCATCACCATGTGTGAAGAACCAATGTCCAGCCCTGAGAAGGTTAAAAGAATTGAAAAACTCATAAAAGATATTAATCCCGAGGCTGAAATTATCTCAACTGTTTTTAGGCCAAAGCCTCTGGAAGATATAACGGATAAAAACATTCTTTTTGCTACAACCGCTCCTGATTCCATAAAGGATGTGCTGGTAACTTATCTTGAAGAAAATTACGGCTGTAAAGTGGTAGGAACTACTTCCCACCTTTCAAACAGGCCGTTGCTGCAAAAAGATATTGAAAAATACATAGATGAAGCAGACATAATGCTCACCGAACTTAAAGCTGCAGCGGTAGATGTTGCAACAAAAGACGCCCTTAACGCAGGATTAGGTGTTGTATACTGTGATAATATACCTATGGTCTGCGGAGGGGAATCAGAACAGAAAGAGCTTCAAGAAGCCATCATAAATGTGGTAGAAAAATCAATTGCTGATTCTAAAGCAGAAGGTGAATAG
- a CDS encoding 2-amino-3,7-dideoxy-D-threo-hept-6-ulosonate synthase, with protein MIGKKIRIERIINRKTGRTVIVPMDHGVSIGPVAGIGNMCETIDEVASGGANAVLMHKGMVGTGHRGYGRDIGLIIHLSASTSLSPDPDHKVLVTTVEKALKIGADAVSVHVNVGSDMEPEMLETLGITSEICDEWGMPLIAMMYPRGEKIDSEHDVDVVKLAARAGAELGADIIKTNYTGNPDTFREVVGGCPVPVVIAGGPKVETNEQLLQMVKDSVNVGGAGVAIGRNVFQAESPRKTTRAIAEIVHNNMDVEEALKIIEGK; from the coding sequence ATGATTGGTAAAAAGATTAGAATTGAAAGAATAATAAACAGAAAGACAGGAAGAACTGTAATAGTGCCCATGGATCATGGTGTTTCCATAGGGCCGGTAGCTGGTATTGGCAATATGTGCGAAACCATTGATGAGGTTGCAAGCGGAGGAGCAAATGCTGTTTTAATGCATAAAGGAATGGTTGGAACTGGTCACAGAGGATACGGACGCGATATTGGTCTTATAATTCATTTATCAGCCAGTACTTCATTAAGCCCTGACCCAGATCACAAAGTACTGGTCACAACAGTTGAAAAAGCCTTAAAAATAGGTGCTGATGCTGTATCTGTCCATGTAAATGTGGGGTCTGATATGGAACCAGAAATGCTCGAGACACTTGGAATAACCTCTGAAATTTGTGATGAATGGGGAATGCCTCTTATTGCCATGATGTACCCAAGGGGTGAAAAGATCGACAGCGAACACGATGTTGATGTTGTGAAACTTGCAGCAAGAGCTGGAGCAGAACTTGGAGCAGATATAATAAAAACAAATTATACTGGAAACCCAGATACCTTCAGGGAAGTTGTCGGCGGATGTCCTGTCCCTGTGGTAATAGCTGGAGGACCTAAAGTTGAAACAAACGAACAGCTCCTTCAAATGGTGAAAGATTCTGTAAATGTAGGGGGAGCAGGTGTTGCAATTGGAAGAAATGTGTTCCAGGCAGAATCACCTAGAAAAACTACAAGGGCTATTGCAGAAATTGTTCACAATAATATGGATGTAGAAGAAGCCCTGAAAATAATTGAAGGGAAATAA